The window GGGACGACTTCTTCCCGACCCTCGAAGACATTGATTTTAACGGTAAACTGGTTGCTTTGTTTGGCTGTGGCGATCAGGAAGATTACGCAGAATATTTCTGCGATGCGTTAGGCACGATTCGCGACATCATCGAACCGCGCGGCGCAACCATCGTCGGTCACTGGCCAACGGCGGGTTACCACTTTGAAGCATCCAAAGGTTTGGCTGACGACGACCACTTTGTCGGCCTGGCTATCGATGAAGATCGCCAGCCTGAACTGACCGCAGAACGCGTTGAAAAATGGGTTAAGCAGATTTCAGCGGAACTGCATCTCGACGAGATTATTAACGCCTAATTTCGTGCGGCGCAGATCTTCATCTGTGCCGCATCAATAGATAAAACCAATCAAAATAATTGCTACAAATTTGTAACTTTCTCGCCTGACCCTGTACAATGGCTGGATGCCAATCGGGTATTGCACAGTGTGTTTGTTGGCGATACCACGTTTTGATTAACCATATTTGCCAGAGGCTTGCAGTTTTCATTTAGGCGTGGCAGTTCTATAATGATACGCATTATCTCAAGTGCAATTTCTGTCACTTCTTTTAATGAAGTGAACCGTTTAGCTACAGGACAGATTCCGCATGACTGACAACAATACCGCATTAAAGAAGGCTGGCCTGAAAGTAACGCTTCCTCGTTTAAAAATTCTGGAAGTTCTTCAGGAACCGGATAACCATCACGTCAGTGCGGAAGACTTATACAAACGCCTGATCGATATGGGTGAAGAGATTGGTCTGGCGACCGTGTATCGCGTACTGAACCAGTTTGATGATGCCGGTATCGTGACCCGACATAATTTCGAAGGGGGCAAATCCGTCTTCGAACTGACTCAACAGCATCATCACGATCACCTGATTTGCCTCGACTGTGGCAAAGTGGTCGAATTCAGCGATGACTCTATCGAAGCGCGCCAGCGTGAGATTGCCACTAAACATGGTATTCGTTTAACGAATCATAGCCTCTATCTTTACGGCCACTGCGCTGAAGGCGATTGCCGCGAAGATGAGCATGCGCACGACGGTGTTGCAAAATAAGTTTTGAATCACGTCAGTCCCCCGCTCAACGTTGAGCCGGGGATTAACGTATCAGTAAAATTTAAGTACGAAATAGTCACAATCACCGCCAACCATCCGCCGACTATCCGCAAAATGTGATAACCTCCCCCGCGGCTAAATCAAAATAACACGCGTAGAAAACGTGATGACTCAAAAACTCCAAATGAGCCATGATGTCCCACAACATTTTATTTTTGTTACTTTTATATGCGCACCAGACGTTAGAACCCGCATGGAACAGTTAAGAGGCTCACGGTGTTAAAAGAAGAGATCTTTGCATTTTTGGCAGAAGAGACCCGTCATTTTTCTTTTGACTCGCTGGACGACTTTCATACGGCCCAAACGATGGCAGAACACTTCAATGTGAAGCGTAATACCATCAGCCACTATCTGAATCAGCTCATTGACGATAATCTGGTCATAAAACTGAATACCCGGCCCGTCTATTTTCTGCACAAAGCCGTTTTTGAAGAACAGTTTTTTCGTGTCAGTCAGTCCGTCTTCTCTGGCGCCGCTGAGCTAAAAAAGCATCAATATAAACAACAAGACACGTTTGCCGGATTGATCGGTTCCCAGGGAAGTTTAGTCCCCGTTATAGAAAAATTGAATACCGCGATCTGTTATCCCCCTCACGGTCTATCAGTAATGCTGTATGGCCCGACCGGCAGCGGTAAGAGCATGCTGGCACAATTATCCTGGCAGCGAGCTGTGGAGAAGAAAATCCTGCCCCCCACCGCGCCATTTATTGCGTTCAATTGTGCTCAATATGCCAACAACCCTGAATTACTTTCGAGTCACCTCTTTGGCTATATCAAAGGTGCATTTACAGGGGCAGATAAAACCAGCGAAGGACTTCTGCAAAAAGCCGATGGAGGGGTGCTATTTCTGGATGAGATCCACCGCTTACATCCGGAGGGTCAGGAAAAGTTATTCACCTTTATGGATACCGGGCGTTTTCGTCGCATGGGGGAAAGCGAAAAAGAAATCAGCGCTCAAGTCAGACTGGTTTTCGCCACAACCGTCTCGCCCAAAGAGTATTTTCTGGACACGTTTATACGTCGTATCCCGCTGAATATTGCCATTCCTTCGTTGGAACAGCGCGGTGAAGCGGAAAAAATCCAGTTTATTTATGCCTTTTTCCTGCATGAGTCGAAACTGCTCAAGCGCAATATCAAACTGTCCCCACAGGTGCTGAACGTCTTAAAACGACACATCTACAGCGGAAATATCGGTGAATTAAAAAATACCATCACCTGCCTGAGTGCCACGCGTTTTGCAAAGTCTCAAGCAGATCAGTGCCTCTCTTTACACTTAGACGATCTACCAGACAGCTTTATGCCGCATGGTGTGCAAATTAATCACCAGGTTGTAGGAACCGCTGTCGTATTTACCCCTTCGATGACGCTACAGCAATTGGTTCTCCCTGTAGTACCGTTGAACCATTTTATTAGTGAATTCTGGGATAAGATCTTCAGCCTGTTTCAGCAAAATAGCGAAAATGTACTGCTCCCAGAAGTCTCTCGTGAAATCGATACGCTGTTCGATAAGATCATATTTAACCCAACGGCACAAAACGATCACCCGGCCATTTATTCACATCTCAATACTATCCAGGATATTGTTCAGCAGATAGAAAGCAAACATTCGGTCCAATTTAACGGTAATCGACTGTACGGCTTAGCATGGTATTTATTCACTAAAAATAAGCAGGGTAATGACGGCATCCTGGCGCATAAAAAAACGCTCAAAAATTTACATCAGTATATTAGCCAACATTTGGCAGAAGAGAACCTGATTGCGAGTATGTTATCAACACAGATCGCCCAGCGATTTGATCTCAAGATTACCCAGGAAGATGACGTTTTCTTCACGCTATATTTGAAAAGTATGAAGATGGTGGCCGTTGCACCACGAACCAAAGCGGTCATTCTGGCACATGGCTATGCAACGGCCAGCAGTATTGCCAATGTCGTGAACCGCATGTTGGGTGAAACCCTTTTTGCCTCCTTCGATATGCCTATCGACACGGCCATCAAAGATATCGCCAGTAATATACTGCAGTACATTAATGATAATGATATGTCCAATGGGCTGGTCATTCTGGTAGATATGGGGTCGTTAACGGATATTTACTCTGAGTTCAATAAAAGCATCCATTTCCCTGTCGCCATTATTAATAATGTCTCCACGGCAATGGCGCTACACGTCGGTGAGTTATT of the Citrobacter freundii genome contains:
- a CDS encoding sigma 54-interacting transcriptional regulator — translated: MLKEEIFAFLAEETRHFSFDSLDDFHTAQTMAEHFNVKRNTISHYLNQLIDDNLVIKLNTRPVYFLHKAVFEEQFFRVSQSVFSGAAELKKHQYKQQDTFAGLIGSQGSLVPVIEKLNTAICYPPHGLSVMLYGPTGSGKSMLAQLSWQRAVEKKILPPTAPFIAFNCAQYANNPELLSSHLFGYIKGAFTGADKTSEGLLQKADGGVLFLDEIHRLHPEGQEKLFTFMDTGRFRRMGESEKEISAQVRLVFATTVSPKEYFLDTFIRRIPLNIAIPSLEQRGEAEKIQFIYAFFLHESKLLKRNIKLSPQVLNVLKRHIYSGNIGELKNTITCLSATRFAKSQADQCLSLHLDDLPDSFMPHGVQINHQVVGTAVVFTPSMTLQQLVLPVVPLNHFISEFWDKIFSLFQQNSENVLLPEVSREIDTLFDKIIFNPTAQNDHPAIYSHLNTIQDIVQQIESKHSVQFNGNRLYGLAWYLFTKNKQGNDGILAHKKTLKNLHQYISQHLAEENLIASMLSTQIAQRFDLKITQEDDVFFTLYLKSMKMVAVAPRTKAVILAHGYATASSIANVVNRMLGETLFASFDMPIDTAIKDIASNILQYINDNDMSNGLVILVDMGSLTDIYSEFNKSIHFPVAIINNVSTAMALHVGELLLDNAPLESIVENVTSYQKNDSKIIYSEQVKRPVIITSCYTGMGTAQRIQTLLEDSIPKEAGVDVIAYDHQLLLSESSRQSLSQFYDIIAVVGTANPDIPFIPYISLDDLISGRGDVRLETVFQGIADTDMIQTINDRLVHNFSLKRVIAQLTILDTGKILEHLDICISTLERLLKKRLANETKINLYVHASCMLERLIRQIPLENYPAQQTLSQSDKETLCMIQDAFSVIEDTYSVTIPFSEIGYIYDIIKSN
- a CDS encoding ryhB-regulated fur leader peptide — translated: MIRIISSAISVTSFNEVNRLATGQIPHD
- the fur gene encoding ferric iron uptake transcriptional regulator, which gives rise to MTDNNTALKKAGLKVTLPRLKILEVLQEPDNHHVSAEDLYKRLIDMGEEIGLATVYRVLNQFDDAGIVTRHNFEGGKSVFELTQQHHHDHLICLDCGKVVEFSDDSIEARQREIATKHGIRLTNHSLYLYGHCAEGDCREDEHAHDGVAK
- the fldA gene encoding flavodoxin FldA, with translation MAITGIFFGSDTGNTENIAKMIQKQLGKDVADVHDIAKSSKEDLEGYDILLLGIPTWYYGEAQCDWDDFFPTLEDIDFNGKLVALFGCGDQEDYAEYFCDALGTIRDIIEPRGATIVGHWPTAGYHFEASKGLADDDHFVGLAIDEDRQPELTAERVEKWVKQISAELHLDEIINA